In the genome of Rhodoferax fermentans, one region contains:
- a CDS encoding type II toxin-antitoxin system MqsA family antitoxin — MKCPCCGAAELIHDTRDLPYIYKGETSTIPAVTGDYCPACGEVVLNREHGDRYSELVGLFQRQVNAAYIDPGYIAQVRRKLNLDQRQAAELFGGGVNAFSRYENGKTKPPLALVKLFKLLDRHPDLLSEVKAA; from the coding sequence ATGAAATGCCCATGCTGCGGTGCGGCGGAACTCATCCACGACACACGCGACCTACCCTACATCTACAAGGGTGAAACAAGCACGATCCCTGCGGTGACGGGCGACTATTGCCCCGCGTGCGGCGAAGTCGTCTTGAACCGTGAGCACGGCGACCGCTACAGCGAGTTGGTCGGCCTGTTTCAACGTCAGGTGAATGCCGCCTACATTGATCCCGGCTATATCGCCCAGGTACGCCGAAAACTCAACCTTGACCAACGGCAGGCCGCCGAACTATTCGGCGGTGGTGTCAATGCCTTCTCGCGCTATGAGAACGGCAAAACCAAGCCGCCGCTGGCATTGGTCAAACTGTTCAAGCTACTGGATCGTCACCCAGATCTGCTGAGCGAGGTCAAAGCCGCGTGA
- a CDS encoding D-alanyl-D-alanine carboxypeptidase family protein → MKNKTFSLLPIVLAIAAGSMFPGSASFAATHKATKPAHHATKATATKKVAAAANALPPLAADNSLAGTPPALPAKAWLLMDFDSGEVLASANADEALPPASLTKMMTSYIVEQALRTGKLKANDLVSVSENAWCRGSSAESCMYLPLNSQATVIDLLRGIIIQSGNDASKAIAEHMAGSEEGFAKLMNAEAQRLGMTHTHFMNPTGLPDPDHKSSARDLAILARAIIRDSVDYYPIYAEREFKYNGIKQGNRNALLYTDPSVDGLKTGHTDAAGYCLVTSAKRNNMRLISVILNTQSAQARADQTRTLLGWGYSTFEKATPIQPNTVVTKAKLSFGKADTVDAGLATPWLLTVPRGQQVQTAVELKSDLEAPLTKGAVVGKVVATANGKPIGEAPLTALTDVERAGLLLRLWQHVTQLFGK, encoded by the coding sequence ATGAAAAACAAGACTTTTTCCCTTCTCCCTATCGTTCTCGCCATCGCTGCTGGCTCCATGTTTCCTGGCTCCGCCAGCTTCGCGGCAACACACAAAGCGACCAAACCTGCGCATCACGCCACCAAAGCCACCGCCACCAAAAAGGTCGCCGCTGCCGCCAACGCCCTGCCGCCACTGGCTGCAGACAACAGCTTGGCAGGTACGCCGCCCGCACTGCCCGCCAAAGCCTGGCTGTTGATGGACTTCGACTCCGGCGAGGTGCTTGCCTCGGCCAACGCTGACGAAGCACTGCCACCCGCCTCGCTGACCAAGATGATGACCAGCTACATCGTCGAGCAGGCATTACGCACCGGCAAACTCAAAGCAAACGACCTGGTTTCGGTGAGCGAAAACGCCTGGTGCCGAGGCTCCAGCGCCGAGTCGTGTATGTACCTGCCACTCAACAGCCAGGCCACGGTGATCGACCTCCTGCGCGGCATCATCATCCAGTCGGGCAACGACGCCTCCAAAGCGATTGCCGAGCACATGGCTGGCTCCGAAGAGGGTTTTGCCAAGCTGATGAATGCCGAAGCCCAGCGCCTGGGCATGACGCACACCCATTTCATGAACCCCACCGGCCTGCCCGACCCGGACCACAAGTCGTCGGCGCGTGACCTGGCCATCCTGGCACGCGCCATCATCCGCGACAGCGTGGACTACTACCCGATCTACGCGGAACGCGAGTTCAAGTACAACGGCATCAAACAAGGCAACCGCAACGCCCTGCTCTACACCGACCCGTCCGTTGACGGGCTGAAGACGGGCCACACGGACGCCGCCGGCTACTGCCTGGTCACCTCAGCCAAGCGCAACAACATGCGCCTGATATCGGTCATCCTCAACACCCAAAGCGCCCAGGCACGGGCTGATCAGACGCGCACGCTGCTGGGTTGGGGCTACAGCACGTTTGAGAAGGCCACCCCGATTCAACCCAACACCGTGGTCACCAAGGCCAAGCTCAGCTTCGGCAAGGCAGACACGGTCGACGCAGGCCTGGCCACACCGTGGCTGTTGACCGTGCCGCGCGGCCAGCAAGTGCAGACCGCGGTGGAACTCAAGTCGGACCTGGAGGCACCGCTGACCAAGGGCGCTGTGGTCGGTAAGGTGGTCGCCACCGCCAACGGCAAGCCGATCGGTGAAGCCCCACTCACCGCTCTGACCGATGTGGAACGCGCGGGCCTGCTGCTGCGTTTGTGGCAACACGTTACCCAGTTGTTTGGAAAATAA
- the hemE gene encoding uroporphyrinogen decarboxylase: MTTTSTPSFAPLQNDTFLRACLRQATDYTPMWMMRQAGRFLPEYRATRAKAGSFMGLATNVDYATEVTLQPLDRFPIDAAILFSDILTVPDAMGLGLSFAMGEGPKFAHSVRDEAAVAKLEVPDMAKLQYVFDAVTSIRKALNGRVPLIGFSGSPWTLACYMVEGAGSDDYRLVKTMMYSRPDLMHKILEINADAVALYLNTQIEAGAQAVMVFDSWGGVLADGAFQEFSLAYTRRVLAKLHKTWLGATIPSIVFTKGGALWLDEMEQLDCNALGLDWTANLTKARIIAGGSKALQGNLDPNVLFAPPETIEAEVIKVLNAFGTPHSGPGFGPTHIFNLGHGISQHTPPEHVAALVEAVHKHSRLMRGAC; this comes from the coding sequence ATGACTACCACATCCACACCCTCCTTCGCCCCCCTCCAGAACGACACTTTTTTGCGTGCCTGTTTGCGCCAGGCGACTGACTACACGCCCATGTGGATGATGCGTCAGGCCGGGCGTTTCCTGCCGGAATACCGTGCCACCCGCGCCAAGGCCGGCAGTTTCATGGGCCTGGCCACCAACGTGGACTACGCCACCGAGGTCACGCTGCAGCCGCTCGACCGGTTCCCGATTGATGCGGCCATCTTGTTCAGCGACATCCTGACCGTGCCCGACGCGATGGGCCTGGGCCTGTCGTTTGCGATGGGTGAAGGCCCCAAGTTTGCTCACTCGGTGCGTGACGAAGCCGCCGTGGCCAAGCTTGAAGTGCCCGACATGGCCAAGCTGCAGTATGTGTTTGACGCGGTCACCTCGATCCGCAAGGCGCTCAACGGCCGGGTGCCGCTGATCGGCTTCTCCGGCAGCCCCTGGACCCTGGCCTGTTACATGGTCGAAGGCGCTGGCAGCGACGACTACCGCCTGGTCAAGACCATGATGTACAGCCGCCCGGACCTGATGCACAAGATTCTGGAAATCAACGCCGACGCAGTGGCGCTGTACCTCAACACCCAGATCGAAGCCGGTGCGCAAGCGGTGATGGTGTTTGACAGTTGGGGTGGTGTGCTGGCCGACGGCGCGTTCCAGGAGTTCAGCCTGGCCTATACCCGCCGTGTGCTGGCCAAATTACACAAAACCTGGCTGGGCGCCACCATCCCGAGCATTGTGTTCACCAAGGGCGGCGCCCTGTGGCTCGACGAGATGGAACAGCTGGACTGCAACGCACTTGGCCTGGACTGGACCGCCAACCTGACCAAGGCCCGCATCATTGCGGGTGGCAGCAAGGCCTTGCAAGGCAATCTGGACCCGAACGTGTTGTTTGCGCCACCCGAAACGATTGAGGCCGAGGTCATCAAGGTGCTCAACGCCTTTGGCACACCGCACAGCGGACCCGGCTTTGGCCCGACCCACATCTTCAACCTGGGTCATGGCATCAGCCAGCACACCCCGCCCGAACATGTGGCGGCCTTGGTTGAAGCGGTGCACAAACATTCCCGCCTGATGCGTGGCGCCTGCTAG
- a CDS encoding protein-disulfide reductase DsbD family protein: MTFPQNLTRWLIAALFIAISPLSSWAQAPKSITNVVTTEQVRAELMAYAPDGIDPGKTVWVGLQLAHQPHWHTYWKNSGDSGQPTSLSWTLPTGVLAGDIAWPTPKILPTGNLVTYGFNGTVLLPVPLTITPDFKPSPLSSELEVKLQASWLVCKLECVPQDGEFVLRLPTKSSTALNAGVFEASFQASPKPLAGQSQINIEGQQLKLTVSGLPTTLQGQKLELFPEVTELVDAGAPWTQAWSGAVWTASLPISPHRSDSPTALPVVLVSDVAGQRNGFVTTAPITGSWPANPPPGQAEVAQPQLNPALKPIPAAPAVPTSFWLALFGALLGGLLLNLMPCVFPVLAIKVVGFTRHADDRHGHRMSGLAYSAGVVLSFLALGALMLVLRSAGEQLGWGFQLQSPAVVAALAALFTLIGLNLAGLFEFGQLLPSRLATLQSSNPAVNAFLSGVLAVAIASPCTAPFMGASLGLALALPPLQALLLFAALGVGMALPYLAASWSPALARKLPRPGPWMDTFRRAMAFPMFATVVWLVWVLGQQTGIDGAGALLALLVSLALVIWAFTLRGATRLPVAAVSIAILLTLTWAIGKNVVHFAEPNSTASTSTNSRWQAWAPGKVDELLASGSPVFVDFTAAWCVTCQYNKKTTLANTDLLADLDAKKVVLLRADWTRRDPAITTALAALGRNGVPVYVMYQPGKAPVVLSEILSVADVRGAMVGL, translated from the coding sequence ATGACGTTTCCACAGAACCTGACCCGCTGGCTGATTGCTGCTTTATTCATAGCTATCAGCCCTTTATCCAGCTGGGCTCAGGCGCCAAAAAGCATCACAAACGTGGTCACCACCGAACAGGTGCGCGCCGAACTGATGGCCTACGCGCCAGACGGCATCGACCCTGGCAAAACCGTCTGGGTTGGCTTGCAACTGGCCCACCAGCCACACTGGCACACCTATTGGAAAAACTCGGGCGACTCGGGCCAGCCCACCAGCCTGAGCTGGACCTTGCCCACCGGTGTGTTGGCGGGTGACATTGCCTGGCCCACGCCCAAGATCCTGCCCACCGGCAACCTGGTGACCTATGGCTTCAACGGCACGGTGCTGCTGCCGGTGCCGCTCACGATCACGCCCGACTTCAAACCCTCACCGCTGTCTTCTGAGTTGGAGGTCAAGTTACAGGCCAGCTGGCTGGTCTGCAAACTCGAATGTGTGCCGCAGGACGGTGAATTTGTGCTGCGTCTGCCCACCAAAAGCTCTACAGCGCTTAACGCAGGTGTGTTTGAGGCCAGTTTCCAGGCCAGCCCCAAACCATTGGCTGGCCAAAGCCAGATCAACATCGAAGGCCAGCAACTGAAACTGACCGTGAGCGGCCTGCCGACCACCCTGCAGGGCCAGAAGCTGGAGCTGTTCCCAGAAGTCACCGAGCTGGTGGACGCGGGCGCGCCCTGGACCCAAGCCTGGTCAGGCGCGGTATGGACCGCCAGCCTGCCGATCTCACCGCATCGCAGCGACAGCCCCACGGCGCTGCCGGTGGTGCTGGTGTCTGACGTGGCCGGGCAACGCAATGGCTTCGTCACCACCGCGCCCATCACCGGCAGTTGGCCCGCCAACCCACCGCCCGGCCAGGCTGAGGTGGCGCAGCCCCAGCTCAATCCGGCACTGAAACCCATCCCAGCCGCACCCGCCGTGCCAACAAGCTTCTGGCTGGCGCTGTTTGGTGCGCTGCTGGGCGGCCTGTTGCTGAACCTGATGCCCTGTGTGTTCCCGGTGCTGGCGATCAAGGTGGTGGGCTTCACCCGCCATGCCGACGACCGGCACGGCCACCGTATGAGCGGCCTGGCCTACAGCGCCGGGGTGGTGCTGTCGTTTCTGGCGCTGGGTGCACTGATGCTGGTGCTGCGCAGCGCGGGTGAACAACTGGGCTGGGGTTTTCAGCTGCAATCACCCGCCGTGGTAGCGGCGCTGGCAGCGCTATTCACGCTGATCGGTCTGAACCTGGCCGGGCTGTTTGAGTTTGGCCAGCTGCTGCCCAGCCGCCTGGCCACGCTGCAGTCCAGCAACCCTGCCGTCAACGCCTTTCTGTCGGGCGTGCTCGCGGTGGCGATTGCTTCGCCCTGCACCGCGCCATTCATGGGTGCATCACTTGGGCTGGCGCTGGCCTTGCCGCCGTTACAGGCGCTGCTGCTGTTTGCGGCGCTGGGTGTCGGTATGGCGCTGCCGTATCTGGCGGCAAGCTGGTCACCGGCGTTGGCGCGCAAACTGCCCCGCCCCGGCCCCTGGATGGACACCTTCCGCCGCGCCATGGCCTTCCCGATGTTTGCCACCGTGGTCTGGCTGGTGTGGGTGCTGGGTCAACAAACTGGCATCGACGGCGCAGGCGCCCTGCTGGCGCTGCTGGTAAGCCTGGCGCTGGTGATCTGGGCGTTCACGCTGCGTGGTGCGACACGCCTGCCGGTTGCTGCAGTATCCATAGCTATCCTGCTAACACTGACCTGGGCTATCGGCAAAAATGTTGTGCATTTTGCGGAGCCCAACAGCACCGCCAGCACCAGCACCAACAGCCGGTGGCAGGCTTGGGCGCCCGGCAAGGTGGACGAGCTGCTGGCCAGTGGCTCCCCGGTGTTTGTGGACTTCACCGCCGCCTGGTGTGTGACCTGCCAGTACAACAAAAAAACCACCCTGGCCAACACCGACTTACTGGCCGACTTGGACGCCAAAAAAGTCGTGCTGTTACGCGCCGACTGGACCCGCCGCGACCCGGCCATCACCACCGCGCTGGCTGCACTGGGGCGCAACGGCGTGCCGGTGTATGTGATGTACCAGCCCGGCAAAGCACCGGTGGTGCTGTCAGAGATCTTGTCGGTGGCCGATGTGCGGGGCGCGATGGTGGGCTTGTGA
- a CDS encoding cytochrome b/b6 domain-containing protein — protein MSPIDKPLQPTLIWDFPTRLFHWTLAGSFAVAWLTAESDPWLAVHVFCGYLMLGLVAFRVLWGFAGSHFSRFASFALSPSRGLAYLKEVMAGRAARYVGHNPTGSLAVYLFLALTLVIGVTGILLLGAQERHGPAAGWFTFAQGDGFQQLHELAATVMLVLVGVHITGVLMESRVHKENLARSMVDGHKLASPDTPEGQPHKRVAWVMLLLVLGFGGWWFAYALHNQWAALTGQTVVRQVPFVGPTLADNAVWREECGSCHEVFHPSLLPARSWQKMMTEQDQHFGSDLALDEATISAVLAFMVDNAAEQQATEAAYKIGQSIPPEAAPQRITETPYWIRKHREMSAADWANPLVKSKANCAACHSDADAGTFEDGAMQVPQPSTKSRPS, from the coding sequence ATGAGCCCTATTGATAAACCTTTGCAGCCCACGCTGATCTGGGACTTTCCCACCCGTTTGTTCCACTGGACGCTGGCTGGCAGTTTTGCGGTGGCCTGGCTCACCGCCGAGTCAGACCCCTGGCTGGCGGTGCACGTGTTTTGTGGTTACCTGATGCTGGGGCTGGTGGCTTTTCGGGTGCTGTGGGGGTTTGCCGGTTCGCACTTTTCACGTTTTGCCAGTTTTGCGCTGAGCCCCTCGCGTGGCTTGGCCTATCTGAAAGAGGTGATGGCGGGCCGCGCGGCCCGTTATGTGGGCCACAACCCGACCGGCAGCCTGGCGGTCTACCTGTTTCTGGCGCTCACCTTGGTGATTGGTGTGACCGGCATCTTGCTGCTGGGCGCGCAAGAGCGCCATGGCCCGGCGGCGGGCTGGTTCACGTTTGCGCAGGGGGATGGTTTCCAGCAACTGCATGAGCTGGCCGCCACCGTGATGCTGGTGCTGGTGGGTGTGCACATCACCGGTGTGCTGATGGAAAGCCGGGTGCACAAGGAGAACCTGGCGCGATCCATGGTCGACGGCCACAAGCTGGCCAGCCCGGACACCCCGGAGGGCCAGCCACACAAGCGGGTGGCCTGGGTGATGTTGCTGCTGGTGCTGGGTTTTGGTGGCTGGTGGTTTGCGTATGCGCTACACAACCAGTGGGCGGCACTGACCGGCCAGACCGTGGTGCGCCAGGTGCCGTTTGTGGGCCCCACCCTGGCCGACAACGCTGTGTGGCGCGAGGAATGTGGCAGTTGCCATGAGGTGTTTCACCCCTCGCTCTTGCCCGCACGCTCTTGGCAGAAGATGATGACCGAGCAGGACCAGCACTTTGGCTCCGACCTGGCGCTGGATGAAGCCACCATCAGCGCGGTGCTGGCATTTATGGTGGACAACGCCGCCGAGCAGCAGGCAACCGAAGCCGCCTACAAGATCGGGCAATCCATCCCGCCCGAGGCAGCCCCGCAGCGCATCACCGAAACGCCTTACTGGATCAGAAAACACCGTGAGATGTCAGCCGCCGACTGGGCCAACCCGCTGGTCAAAAGCAAAGCCAATTGCGCCGCCTGCCACAGTGATGCCGACGCAGGCACGTTTGAAGACGGTGCCATGCAAGTGCCCCAGCCCAGCACCAAGAGCCGCCCGTCATGA
- a CDS encoding winged helix-turn-helix domain-containing protein → MRILLAEDDPLLGDGLRTGLRQQGFLVDWVRDGLAAEREIGYDKHQAAVLDLGLPLKDGMEVLQSVRRQKITLPILILTARDAVPDRIKGLDGGADDYVVKPVDLFELGARLRSLVRRAHGHTQDLLSCGALQVNLAARTVTLSGQAVGLSMREFDLLHVLMLNAERVMSREQLEQQLYSWGYEVESNAVEVHIHHLRKKLQADLIQTVRGVGYTLMPPKDTPVAPAA, encoded by the coding sequence ATGCGTATCCTGCTTGCTGAAGACGACCCCCTGTTGGGCGACGGCCTGCGCACCGGGCTGCGCCAGCAGGGTTTTCTGGTGGACTGGGTGCGTGACGGCTTGGCCGCCGAGCGCGAGATCGGCTACGACAAACACCAGGCCGCGGTGCTGGACCTGGGCCTGCCGCTCAAAGACGGCATGGAGGTGCTGCAGTCGGTGCGGCGCCAGAAGATCACCCTGCCGATCCTGATCCTGACCGCGCGTGACGCGGTGCCCGACCGCATCAAGGGGCTGGACGGCGGCGCCGACGACTATGTGGTCAAACCGGTGGACCTGTTTGAGCTGGGCGCACGCCTGCGCTCGCTGGTGCGCCGCGCCCACGGCCACACACAAGACCTGCTGAGCTGTGGTGCGCTCCAGGTGAATCTGGCAGCGCGTACCGTCACGTTGTCCGGGCAGGCTGTGGGTTTGTCGATGCGTGAGTTTGACCTCTTGCATGTGTTGATGCTCAACGCCGAACGGGTCATGTCGCGCGAACAGCTGGAGCAGCAGCTCTACAGCTGGGGTTATGAGGTGGAAAGCAACGCGGTGGAGGTGCACATCCACCACCTGCGCAAGAAGCTGCAGGCCGACCTGATCCAGACCGTGCGTGGTGTCGGCTACACCCTGATGCCCCCCAAAGACACGCCGGTGGCGCCCGCAGCATGA
- a CDS encoding SIR2 family protein, whose protein sequence is MSMDYKQYQEEVTADVAKIIADASCQPILFIGSGFTKRYAKGPSWEELLGILAKKCPQIDKDFAYYKQSHGNDLMKIGSVFSQLYHEWGWNAGKKHFPPQYFVANAPRDIFIKHVIGEILAGLGPDAKGSYGSAELDAEIAALKAISAHAIVTTNYDEVIEPLFPDYERVISQQILRKPFLSIGEIFKIHGCISDPESIVINEADYARFEDDHKYLSAKLLTYFIEHPLVFIGYRANDPNIKKILSDVDRMIRAQEYELVPNIYILEWDPTQNEASYPPRDKVLAVTAERNIRIKSITANSFEWVFKAFGQAGNLAKIDTKLLRALMARAVDLVRSDIPKKHVEIDFKMLEHAVETGENFANLFGVTSVGDSSKINLTHKYVISEVYKMLDLPSWKRVNDLIKKIEDETGMNIKSYDNKYHVNVKFGVAETSKSHKYSDAFIDLLRKVIANQPYKVDADEITVASSKK, encoded by the coding sequence ATGTCAATGGATTACAAGCAGTATCAGGAAGAAGTAACAGCCGACGTTGCGAAGATCATCGCCGATGCGAGTTGCCAACCAATCCTTTTCATCGGTTCCGGGTTCACGAAGCGCTATGCGAAAGGACCAAGCTGGGAAGAGCTTCTTGGAATACTTGCAAAGAAGTGCCCGCAGATCGACAAAGATTTTGCGTACTACAAGCAGTCCCACGGCAACGATCTGATGAAGATTGGTTCAGTGTTCTCACAGCTCTATCACGAATGGGGTTGGAACGCTGGAAAGAAGCATTTCCCACCACAGTACTTCGTAGCAAACGCTCCAAGAGATATTTTCATCAAACACGTGATTGGAGAAATCCTCGCTGGCCTCGGCCCCGACGCCAAAGGTTCGTATGGCTCTGCTGAGCTTGATGCAGAAATTGCCGCTCTTAAGGCGATCAGCGCTCATGCCATCGTGACCACCAACTATGACGAAGTAATCGAACCACTATTTCCCGACTATGAGCGAGTCATCAGCCAACAGATTCTCCGAAAGCCTTTCCTTTCCATCGGCGAGATCTTCAAAATTCACGGCTGCATTTCAGATCCCGAAAGTATCGTTATTAATGAAGCGGACTACGCGCGCTTTGAGGATGACCACAAGTACCTGAGTGCAAAGCTGCTCACCTACTTCATTGAACACCCGTTGGTGTTCATCGGTTATCGAGCCAACGACCCAAACATCAAAAAGATTCTTTCGGACGTGGACAGGATGATCCGGGCACAGGAGTATGAGCTCGTCCCGAATATCTATATTTTGGAATGGGATCCGACTCAGAACGAAGCCTCATACCCACCACGTGACAAGGTCTTGGCTGTCACCGCCGAACGCAACATCCGAATCAAGAGCATCACCGCGAACTCGTTCGAATGGGTCTTCAAAGCGTTCGGTCAGGCTGGCAACCTCGCCAAGATCGACACGAAGCTTTTGCGGGCGTTAATGGCTCGTGCAGTTGATCTGGTCCGATCAGATATCCCGAAAAAGCACGTCGAGATCGACTTCAAGATGCTTGAGCACGCCGTCGAGACAGGTGAAAACTTCGCAAATTTATTTGGGGTCACGTCTGTTGGTGATTCATCAAAGATCAACCTGACACACAAATATGTCATTAGCGAGGTTTACAAAATGCTTGACTTACCAAGCTGGAAACGTGTCAATGATCTCATCAAGAAGATCGAAGACGAGACGGGCATGAATATCAAGAGCTATGACAACAAGTACCATGTGAATGTGAAGTTCGGCGTCGCTGAAACCAGTAAGTCGCATAAATACTCAGATGCCTTCATCGACCTGCTCAGAAAAGTGATTGCGAACCAGCCGTACAAAGTTGATGCCGACGAAATCACGGTCGCTTCTTCCAAAAAGTAG
- a CDS encoding DUF1924 domain-containing protein: MKFQHHFRTLFTSLAVALPLLANANPILDSYKAQAKTENPAFKDFSAAAGQKLYTTQGPNQLACSSCHSDSPKNAGQHAKSNKVIEPMAPSVNPQRFTDAAKVEKWFKRNCNDALGRACTTQEKGDFMSYVLSVK; this comes from the coding sequence ATGAAATTCCAACACCACTTCCGCACGCTGTTCACCAGCCTGGCAGTTGCCCTGCCGCTGCTGGCCAACGCCAACCCGATCCTGGACAGCTACAAAGCCCAGGCAAAAACCGAGAACCCCGCGTTCAAGGACTTCAGCGCCGCTGCCGGGCAAAAGCTCTACACAACACAAGGGCCGAACCAGTTGGCGTGTTCGTCCTGCCACTCCGATTCCCCCAAAAACGCTGGTCAACACGCCAAGTCCAACAAGGTCATCGAACCGATGGCACCCAGCGTGAACCCGCAGCGTTTCACCGACGCGGCCAAGGTCGAAAAGTGGTTCAAACGCAACTGCAATGACGCGCTGGGCCGGGCCTGCACCACGCAGGAAAAAGGCGACTTCATGAGTTATGTGTTGTCGGTCAAATAA
- a CDS encoding diheme cytochrome c, whose amino-acid sequence MSHHPLWTLATIFTLALGSLSAQAKYNGEDRGRPVMPAQNNAKWQAECSSCHLAFPPGLLPAASWQKMMGELDQHFGTDASLSAADTTEITNYLVKHASNRWTANTAPLKITESGWYTSKHRAKEIDPAVWKRASVKSRSNCIACHRDADKGEFDEDTVRIPK is encoded by the coding sequence ATGTCACACCACCCACTATGGACCCTCGCCACGATCTTCACGCTGGCGCTTGGCAGCTTGAGCGCCCAGGCCAAATACAACGGTGAAGACCGGGGCCGCCCGGTGATGCCGGCGCAAAACAACGCCAAATGGCAGGCTGAATGCAGCAGCTGCCACCTGGCGTTCCCGCCCGGTTTGTTGCCCGCAGCGTCCTGGCAAAAGATGATGGGCGAGCTGGACCAACACTTTGGCACCGACGCCTCGTTGTCTGCCGCTGACACCACCGAGATCACCAATTACCTGGTCAAACACGCCTCCAACCGCTGGACGGCCAACACCGCGCCGCTCAAGATCACAGAGAGCGGCTGGTACACCTCCAAACACCGCGCCAAAGAAATTGACCCGGCCGTGTGGAAACGGGCTTCGGTCAAAAGCCGGTCCAACTGCATCGCCTGCCACCGTGACGCTGACAAAGGCGAGTTTGACGAGGACACCGTCCGTATTCCCAAATGA
- a CDS encoding ATP-binding protein, with protein sequence MSLFKRLASLQARLLVLLLLLIFGVWVSAAVLTWVDTRHELDELLDAHLAQSAALLVAQQTDADAVERSHRPHRRHTLGDDEHPDAPTLHKYATRVAFQVFHDGKLTLHSGTAPDTPMSPQLRGFATVELPDRGTWRVFGAQGKEGDVQVFVGEQLRSRRSILWAMMQSLLMPLLVALPVLALLGWLAVRRSLTPLRTLSQALAQRQPQSVAPLVITDTPSEMAPVVSSLNSLLARIGQMMVAERRFTADAAHELRTPIAAIRAQAQVALGAGSNVAERDQALRQTLAGCDRATHLVTQLLTLSRLETAGHPPQGVRVDVCQIAQRVAADLAPGALARRQVLTLDTSATGPISADEMLTGVLIRNLLDNALRYSPDGAQVRLRVHTSAGQVHLEVNDSGPGLPPADLARLGERFFRGLGSGQQGSGLGWSIVRRIAEVYRAQVLAAPSSLGGLCVTVSWPLAPDQESRQI encoded by the coding sequence ATGAGCCTGTTCAAGCGGCTGGCCTCCTTGCAGGCGCGCCTGCTGGTGCTGTTGCTGCTGCTGATTTTTGGGGTGTGGGTGTCGGCGGCGGTGTTGACCTGGGTGGATACCCGCCATGAACTCGACGAGTTGCTCGACGCCCACCTGGCGCAATCAGCCGCGCTGCTGGTGGCCCAGCAGACCGACGCCGATGCCGTTGAGCGCAGCCACAGACCCCATCGCCGCCACACATTGGGCGATGACGAGCACCCGGACGCCCCCACCTTGCACAAATACGCCACCCGGGTGGCGTTCCAGGTGTTTCACGATGGCAAGTTAACGCTGCACTCCGGCACCGCCCCCGACACACCGATGTCGCCGCAGCTGCGTGGTTTTGCCACGGTGGAACTGCCCGACAGGGGCACTTGGCGCGTGTTTGGCGCCCAGGGCAAGGAGGGCGATGTGCAGGTGTTTGTGGGCGAGCAGTTGCGCTCGCGCCGGTCGATCCTGTGGGCGATGATGCAGTCGCTGCTGATGCCCTTGCTGGTCGCCCTGCCGGTGCTTGCGCTGCTGGGCTGGCTGGCGGTACGCCGCAGCCTGACCCCCTTGCGCACCCTGAGCCAGGCGCTCGCCCAGCGCCAGCCGCAGAGCGTGGCGCCGCTGGTCATCACCGACACCCCCAGCGAGATGGCGCCGGTGGTGTCCTCACTCAACAGCTTGCTGGCGCGTATTGGTCAGATGATGGTGGCTGAACGACGCTTCACCGCCGATGCCGCCCATGAGTTGCGCACACCGATTGCCGCGATCCGCGCCCAGGCCCAGGTGGCGCTGGGCGCCGGGTCCAACGTGGCCGAGCGGGACCAGGCGCTGCGCCAGACACTGGCCGGGTGTGACCGCGCCACCCACCTGGTGACCCAGTTGTTGACACTGTCCCGCCTGGAAACCGCCGGCCACCCGCCGCAGGGTGTTCGGGTGGATGTGTGCCAGATTGCCCAGCGGGTGGCCGCCGATCTGGCCCCCGGCGCACTGGCCCGCAGGCAGGTGCTGACGCTGGACACCAGCGCCACCGGCCCGATCAGCGCCGACGAGATGCTCACCGGTGTGCTGATCCGCAACCTGCTCGACAACGCGCTGCGTTACAGCCCCGATGGCGCCCAGGTCCGCCTGCGTGTGCACACCAGCGCGGGCCAGGTGCACCTGGAAGTCAACGACAGCGGCCCGGGCCTGCCACCCGCAGATCTGGCGCGCCTGGGCGAACGGTTTTTCCGGGGGCTGGGCAGCGGACAACAGGGCAGCGGGCTGGGCTGGTCCATCGTGCGGCGGATTGCAGAGGTCTACCGCGCGCAGGTTCTGGCCGCGCCCTCGAGCCTGGGTGGCCTGTGTGTCACGGTGAGCTGGCCACTTGCGCCAGATCAAGAATCAAGGCAAATTTGA